One Gemmatimonadota bacterium DNA segment encodes these proteins:
- a CDS encoding Dabb family protein encodes MIDHIVLLKLKDGVTQEQTRALHDGLIALKEKGSIPGMEEITAGYNNSPEGKNYGYDWGFIIRFVDEAARDFYLPHPDHRALSQPFIRQIVDDV; translated from the coding sequence ATGATAGATCATATTGTTCTTCTCAAGCTCAAAGATGGGGTTACGCAAGAACAGACCCGGGCGCTACACGATGGTTTGATTGCGCTTAAAGAAAAGGGGAGTATTCCGGGTATGGAGGAGATTACTGCGGGATATAATAATAGCCCGGAGGGGAAAAATTACGGCTATGACTGGGGGTTTATTATTCGGTTTGTGGATGAGGCTGCACGAGATTTCTACCTGCCACACCCGGATCACAGAGCACTTAGCCAGCCTTTTATACGTCAAATTGTCGATGATGT
- a CDS encoding AAA domain-containing protein, with protein sequence MIKPLNRTGTWRTYSIADGLAGMRIEHIVEDSEGYLWFATWDNGVSRFDGDEFRNFTRRDGLVNDRVYCVSQDSQNRLWFGTLNGVCWYDGTNFHHLEDDGIAGRAVQFIYEDSEGRIWCGGHRTLGYYDGTVFHDLIPLYLQHYEEPPSPQWPKQCRGIAQDPEGQIWFGFDYLIRFDGISFRRYEKKEGFPQSKTSYALGQDSAGKVWFGQRGHQNDLWCYTDGTFQAMQVNLGGGLRKIQSDGTGRMWLCTSEGVLYQDGDGFNRFTPADGLPHRAVKAVFQDREHQYWFATWGGIALYDAHSISVFGLSGESSNRVSEISQIVQDSRGDIWVGSVSPVFNSLSKSGFRFNGEAFVCVGTEDGFDINNCFAIYEDHDGCLWFGGINGLFRYDGQKVEKIETIADLDGKSVSAIAQDSQGGFLFGHWENEKEKSKRSLLVSALKLVYQRGEQFQTIFEDNEKKDSFSRIGTVIPGRNREVYFFLTCHNFSGKGLAHWHPEDKLKFYGVGDGLIDDRVTDLLLDRDGNLWIATQGGLACFDGRVFHNFTTADGLPSNRIHCLLEDRKGHLWLGTDGGVAHYDGQHFQMINSPHIGPVSQILEDRDGNFWFGTVQNSLVRYRQQKNPPQICLLQVIADQIYENLQEDIVSTAGQQVVFEYKGLSFSTHPRDMLYIYRLRGYDSDWQSATRKMRAHYQDLSPGDYTFQVRAIDRDLNYSEIAQVQLSVEKDPRISALTSIINNTDGIGKEFIGQSTALHEFQIQLRKVASTDLTVLFKGETGVGKGLAARALHALSAHRDGPFMQVNCGALPETLIDSELFGHEKGAFTSAVVRRLGKVELAKGGTLFLDEVGDMTLETQTRMLRLLDEGTFERIGSSETLEARTRIVAATNRDLEEMISAGTFREDLYYRLNTFPIYLPPLRERKEDIPDLSEFFKNRMAAHIGKQFAPLTSEVIEVLQSYDWPGNVRELEHTIQRAVTVCNGLQIEVGDLGLYDSQIKGTVQDLKRRTLPDQAGEIMPLDEFERDYILKVLKATKWKIKGANGAATLLGLPPSTLYTKMKKLGIKRL encoded by the coding sequence ATGATTAAACCTCTTAACCGCACAGGCACCTGGCGGACTTATTCCATAGCCGATGGTCTGGCCGGGATGCGCATTGAACACATTGTTGAGGATAGCGAGGGTTATCTCTGGTTCGCCACCTGGGACAACGGTGTTAGTCGCTTCGATGGAGACGAGTTTCGAAATTTTACGCGACGCGACGGTCTTGTTAATGATCGTGTTTATTGTGTTTCACAAGACAGTCAGAATCGATTGTGGTTTGGTACGTTAAATGGGGTCTGCTGGTACGACGGGACAAATTTTCACCATCTGGAAGACGATGGGATTGCAGGCCGTGCTGTGCAGTTTATCTACGAAGACAGTGAGGGTCGTATATGGTGTGGCGGTCACAGGACTTTGGGATATTACGATGGCACTGTGTTCCACGACTTGATTCCGCTCTATCTCCAGCATTACGAGGAGCCGCCTTCTCCCCAATGGCCCAAACAGTGTCGGGGCATTGCCCAGGATCCGGAAGGCCAGATTTGGTTTGGCTTTGATTATCTCATCCGTTTCGATGGCATATCCTTCCGCCGATATGAGAAAAAAGAAGGGTTTCCGCAAAGCAAGACAAGCTATGCCTTGGGGCAGGACTCTGCTGGCAAGGTGTGGTTTGGTCAGCGAGGACATCAGAACGATCTCTGGTGCTATACCGATGGCACCTTCCAGGCTATGCAGGTCAATTTGGGTGGCGGTCTGCGCAAAATTCAGAGTGACGGTACAGGTCGAATGTGGTTATGCACTTCTGAAGGAGTACTCTACCAGGACGGAGACGGATTCAACAGATTTACCCCTGCTGATGGTTTGCCACATCGTGCTGTCAAAGCTGTTTTCCAAGATCGCGAGCATCAGTATTGGTTCGCCACTTGGGGAGGCATCGCGCTCTACGACGCACATAGTATCAGCGTTTTTGGCCTCAGTGGCGAGTCATCCAACAGAGTGAGTGAGATCTCGCAGATTGTGCAAGACAGTCGAGGTGATATATGGGTGGGTTCTGTGTCTCCTGTTTTTAACTCTCTAAGCAAAAGCGGCTTTCGCTTCAATGGTGAGGCCTTTGTCTGTGTAGGCACTGAGGATGGCTTTGATATCAACAACTGTTTCGCCATCTACGAAGACCACGACGGGTGTCTGTGGTTTGGCGGTATCAATGGCTTGTTCCGCTACGATGGGCAGAAGGTTGAAAAAATAGAAACAATCGCAGATTTAGACGGAAAAAGTGTTAGTGCAATCGCCCAGGACTCACAGGGAGGATTCCTTTTTGGTCATTGGGAAAACGAAAAAGAAAAAAGCAAGAGATCCCTTTTGGTCAGCGCATTGAAGCTCGTTTACCAGCGGGGAGAGCAGTTCCAGACCATTTTTGAGGATAATGAGAAGAAAGATTCTTTTAGTCGCATCGGCACGGTGATTCCCGGGCGCAACCGCGAGGTTTATTTTTTTCTTACCTGCCACAATTTCTCTGGTAAGGGTCTGGCGCACTGGCATCCTGAAGATAAGCTCAAATTTTATGGGGTTGGGGATGGGCTGATAGATGACAGAGTCACCGATCTGTTGTTAGATCGCGATGGCAACCTGTGGATCGCTACTCAGGGCGGTCTGGCTTGCTTTGATGGTCGCGTCTTTCACAACTTCACAACAGCAGACGGTTTGCCAAGCAACCGCATCCACTGCTTGCTTGAAGATCGGAAAGGCCATCTTTGGCTCGGCACAGACGGCGGCGTGGCTCACTACGATGGTCAGCATTTCCAGATGATCAACTCACCACATATAGGACCGGTTTCCCAGATACTCGAAGATCGCGATGGAAACTTCTGGTTCGGTACAGTCCAAAATTCTCTGGTGCGTTATCGCCAACAAAAAAACCCGCCCCAGATTTGCCTGCTGCAAGTGATTGCCGATCAGATCTATGAGAACCTGCAGGAAGACATCGTATCCACGGCAGGACAGCAGGTAGTTTTCGAGTACAAAGGTCTGAGTTTTTCTACCCATCCCCGCGACATGCTCTATATCTATCGCCTGAGGGGCTATGATTCCGACTGGCAGTCAGCGACTCGAAAGATGCGGGCACATTACCAAGACCTTTCACCGGGAGATTACACGTTTCAGGTCAGGGCGATAGATCGCGACCTCAATTACTCAGAGATCGCGCAGGTGCAACTCTCGGTAGAAAAGGATCCGCGCATCAGCGCACTGACCTCCATAATCAACAACACGGATGGCATTGGCAAAGAGTTTATCGGTCAGAGTACGGCCCTGCACGAATTTCAAATCCAGCTCAGAAAAGTAGCATCCACTGATCTGACAGTACTGTTTAAGGGCGAGACGGGTGTGGGTAAGGGATTGGCTGCGCGGGCACTACACGCTCTGAGTGCCCATCGCGATGGTCCATTTATGCAGGTCAACTGCGGTGCACTACCTGAAACGCTAATTGATAGTGAACTTTTTGGTCACGAGAAAGGAGCGTTTACCAGCGCAGTTGTTCGCAGACTGGGCAAAGTGGAACTGGCGAAGGGAGGCACGCTCTTTTTGGACGAGGTCGGCGATATGACTCTGGAAACACAGACCAGGATGTTGCGCTTGCTGGACGAGGGCACATTTGAGCGCATTGGAAGCAGCGAGACTCTGGAGGCGCGAACGCGGATTGTGGCAGCGACCAATCGCGACCTTGAGGAGATGATCAGTGCAGGTACTTTCCGAGAGGACCTCTATTACCGCCTCAATACTTTTCCGATATATTTGCCGCCTCTGCGCGAGCGCAAGGAGGATATACCTGACCTATCTGAGTTTTTCAAGAACCGCATGGCAGCGCATATAGGCAAACAATTTGCCCCTTTGACGTCAGAGGTTATCGAGGTATTGCAAAGTTACGATTGGCCTGGGAATGTACGGGAACTGGAACACACAATACAGCGAGCAGTAACCGTATGTAATGGTTTGCAAATCGAAGTAGGGGATCTGGGGCTGTATGATTCTCAAATCAAGGGCACGGTGCAGGATCTTAAGAGGCGCACTTTACCTGATCAAGCCGGCGAAATCATGCCTTTGGATGAATTTGAACGCGATTATATTCTCAAAGTACTCAAAGCGACCAAATGGAAAATAAAGGGGGCAAACGGGGCGGCGACATTGTTGGGTTTACCGCCTTCTACGCTATACACCAAAATGAAAAAACTGGGCATCAAACGCCTGTAG